From the Comamonas odontotermitis genome, one window contains:
- a CDS encoding hybrid sensor histidine kinase/response regulator — translation MLELFRQEAQAQTQVMNTGLLVLEREPADPTQLEACMRAAHSLKGAARIVGLDAAVSLAHVMEDLLVAAQSGKLRLNTTRIDALLRASDALRQLSEGANVEGLAALQAILAADAQQDEAPETSEIPDAWPAPTPALAEEAAVIETTETEPPGELHDRILRVSAERLDHMLDLAGRSLVAAQRTKSLSQDLARLKRLQDHLDRSLHGLRDALLGQDLPPRAKALLSDASHWTLEAKSHLQQHTEAFDSFGWSFEQRSQRMYDTVLASRMRPCADLMAGKARMVRDLGRSLGKEVWLNLEGEDIQGDRDVLEVLEAPLIQLLRNAVDHGIESPAQRLACGKPAQGNLVLRARHAAGLLVLEVEDDGGGVDLDRVRATVIARKLATEAMAQRMHEEELLAFLFLPGFSVNEKVSEISGRGVGLDVVQHTLRQLRGTIRVRQQQGRGTVFQLQLPLTLSMLRCLVVEVGGEALALPLAQVEQTLRIPADAVSMVEGQQHVWVRDHAVGLVAAHQLLQLPQGKSDPLGLSVVLVPHHDRSLAIAVDRVISEQNLAVVPIDPRLGLLRGVEAGALLDDGSPVLIIDMDDLLNSADKLLGAGQVERVARLSGGPSLRRKRVLVVDDSLTVRELERKLLVGRGYAVSVAVDGMDGWNILRSEKYDLLVTDIDMPRMDGIELVGLVRRDAQLQSMPVVVVSYKDREEDRRRGLDAGADYYLAKSSFHDETLLEAVQMLIGEAVE, via the coding sequence ATGCTGGAGTTATTCCGGCAGGAAGCGCAAGCACAGACCCAGGTCATGAATACCGGCCTGCTGGTTCTTGAGCGGGAGCCTGCCGACCCCACCCAGCTGGAAGCCTGCATGCGCGCAGCGCATTCGCTCAAGGGCGCAGCGCGAATTGTCGGGCTCGACGCCGCCGTATCCCTGGCCCATGTGATGGAGGACTTGTTGGTCGCCGCCCAGAGCGGCAAGCTCCGCCTGAACACGACACGCATCGATGCGCTGCTACGCGCCTCGGATGCCTTGCGACAACTGAGCGAAGGCGCCAATGTCGAAGGTCTGGCTGCACTGCAAGCCATTCTGGCGGCAGATGCGCAGCAGGATGAAGCACCAGAAACATCAGAAATACCAGATGCCTGGCCTGCCCCCACGCCAGCGCTTGCAGAGGAAGCCGCCGTCATTGAAACCACCGAGACCGAGCCTCCTGGCGAGCTGCACGACCGCATACTGCGCGTGTCGGCCGAACGCCTCGACCACATGCTCGATCTGGCGGGGCGCTCACTGGTGGCGGCGCAGCGCACCAAATCCCTGAGCCAGGATCTGGCACGCCTCAAGCGCCTGCAAGACCATCTGGATCGCTCCCTGCATGGGCTGCGTGATGCCCTGCTGGGGCAGGATCTGCCACCCCGCGCCAAGGCCCTGCTGTCCGATGCGAGTCACTGGACGCTGGAGGCAAAAAGCCACCTGCAGCAACACACGGAAGCTTTCGACAGCTTTGGCTGGTCCTTCGAGCAGCGCAGCCAGCGCATGTATGACACCGTGTTGGCCTCGCGCATGCGGCCCTGCGCCGATCTGATGGCAGGCAAGGCACGCATGGTGCGCGACCTCGGTCGCAGCCTGGGCAAAGAGGTGTGGCTGAACCTGGAAGGCGAAGACATACAGGGCGACCGCGATGTGCTGGAGGTACTGGAGGCGCCGCTGATCCAGCTGCTGCGCAATGCAGTGGACCACGGCATTGAGAGCCCCGCGCAGCGCCTGGCCTGCGGCAAGCCCGCGCAGGGAAATCTGGTGCTGCGCGCACGGCATGCCGCCGGGCTTCTGGTATTGGAAGTCGAGGACGACGGGGGCGGCGTGGATCTTGATCGCGTACGCGCCACCGTCATCGCACGCAAGCTGGCCACCGAAGCCATGGCCCAGCGCATGCACGAGGAGGAATTGCTGGCTTTTCTGTTCCTGCCGGGCTTCAGCGTCAACGAAAAAGTCAGCGAGATTTCCGGCCGGGGCGTAGGGCTTGATGTGGTCCAGCATACGCTGCGCCAGCTGCGCGGCACCATCCGCGTTCGCCAGCAGCAAGGGCGTGGAACCGTGTTCCAGCTGCAACTGCCGCTGACCCTGTCGATGCTGCGCTGCCTGGTGGTGGAGGTCGGGGGCGAAGCCCTTGCGCTGCCCCTCGCGCAGGTGGAACAGACTCTGCGCATTCCTGCAGACGCCGTCAGCATGGTCGAAGGCCAGCAGCATGTCTGGGTGCGCGACCACGCTGTCGGCCTGGTCGCCGCCCACCAGCTTTTGCAACTGCCACAGGGAAAATCCGATCCACTGGGGCTGTCGGTGGTTCTGGTGCCGCACCACGATCGCAGCCTCGCCATTGCGGTGGACCGCGTCATCAGCGAACAGAACCTGGCCGTGGTGCCCATCGATCCCCGTCTGGGCCTGCTGCGCGGCGTGGAGGCAGGTGCACTGCTCGACGACGGCAGCCCGGTGCTCATCATCGATATGGATGACCTGCTCAACTCCGCTGACAAGCTGTTGGGTGCAGGCCAGGTCGAACGGGTTGCACGGCTGTCCGGAGGACCGTCGCTGCGGCGCAAGCGCGTCCTGGTCGTGGACGACTCGCTGACCGTGCGTGAGCTGGAGCGCAAGCTCCTGGTCGGGCGCGGCTACGCGGTCTCCGTGGCAGTCGATGGCATGGATGGCTGGAACATCCTTCGGTCCGAAAAATACGACCTCCTGGTGACCGATATCGACATGCCTCGCATGGACGGCATCGAGCTGGTAGGTCTGGTGAGACGTGATGCACAACTACAGTCCATGCCCGTGGTGGTTGTGTCCTACAAGGACCGGGAAGAAGACCGCCGACGCGGCCTGGATGCGGGAGCCGACTACTACCTTGCCAAGTCGAGCTTTCACGATGAAACATTACTAGAAGCAGTACAAATGCTGATCGGCGAGGCCGTTGAATGA
- the cheB gene encoding chemotaxis-specific protein-glutamate methyltransferase CheB yields MKLGLMVNTPELAQRLERALAPLHDIHWVAQDEAQALRLCRDTPPELLLLQLGTADRVAFSRRIMDEAPCPLLLLDLATELNTEWAFNALGHGALDVVHLPELAGSSTFNPALLLRKIQNIAWLTTSQQPPAHRAPRTSSQRPCLIAIGASAGGPATLNQLLHELPADLDAAVVLVQHLDDKFSAGMAEWLARESALPVRLVEAGEMPQAGVVLLAGRNEHLTVSRRGELQYSPKPDEQIYRPSIDVFFHSLAEQWRGDAIGVLLTGMGRDGAHGLKAMRERGFATITQDQSSSVVWGMPKAAAAIDAAAEILPLDRIPHRLAELCRWIAVKRNP; encoded by the coding sequence ATGAAGCTTGGATTGATGGTCAACACCCCTGAGTTGGCACAGCGCCTCGAACGGGCTCTGGCGCCGCTGCATGACATCCACTGGGTCGCGCAGGACGAGGCCCAGGCACTGCGCCTGTGCCGCGATACCCCTCCCGAGTTGCTGCTGCTGCAACTGGGCACCGCCGACCGGGTTGCGTTCTCGCGGCGGATCATGGACGAAGCCCCCTGCCCTTTGCTGCTGCTCGATCTGGCGACCGAGCTCAATACCGAATGGGCGTTCAATGCCCTGGGCCATGGCGCGCTCGATGTGGTTCACCTGCCCGAATTGGCTGGCAGCAGCACATTCAATCCCGCGCTGCTGCTGCGAAAGATCCAGAACATCGCCTGGCTGACCACCTCCCAGCAGCCTCCCGCCCACCGCGCCCCGCGCACCAGTTCGCAGCGCCCCTGCCTGATTGCAATCGGCGCTTCCGCCGGAGGGCCTGCGACGCTCAACCAGTTGCTGCACGAGTTACCGGCGGATCTAGATGCCGCTGTGGTGCTGGTCCAGCACCTGGATGACAAATTCTCGGCCGGCATGGCTGAATGGCTGGCACGTGAATCGGCGCTACCGGTACGGCTGGTGGAGGCAGGAGAGATGCCCCAGGCGGGTGTGGTTTTGCTGGCGGGCCGCAATGAGCACCTGACGGTAAGCCGCCGTGGCGAACTGCAGTACTCCCCCAAGCCCGACGAGCAGATCTACCGTCCGTCGATCGACGTCTTCTTTCACAGCCTTGCCGAACAATGGCGAGGCGATGCCATCGGTGTGCTGCTGACCGGCATGGGGCGCGACGGGGCCCATGGCCTCAAGGCCATGCGCGAACGTGGCTTTGCCACCATTACCCAGGACCAGTCCAGCAGCGTGGTGTGGGGCATGCCCAAGGCTGCAGCCGCCATCGATGCGGCCGCTGAAATCCTTCCTCTGGACCGCATACCCCATCGCCTGGCCGAACTATGTCGCTGGATAGCCGTAAAGAGAAATCCATGA
- a CDS encoding chemotaxis protein CheW codes for MPASPDSIFTPESQAIDACWQRIGVRGDRSCERLLQHVHCHNCERHAEAASQLLDRHELHLEAMDEPSAEDQQPAPQTEGGTLSALIFRMGQNWLAVPSTLLLEVSVPVPVHGLPYPRNRSLRGLCNVRGTLVPCLALEVVLGLATETTPQDRPRMLILDAPGGALVTEVQAVEGIYTLANAMLQKTSHASGLAASQLASAVTQWQQRSVTVLDADLLSQALLRSLR; via the coding sequence ATGCCGGCAAGTCCTGATTCCATTTTCACGCCAGAGTCCCAGGCGATTGATGCCTGCTGGCAGCGCATCGGTGTTCGCGGCGACCGGTCCTGCGAGCGGCTGCTCCAGCATGTGCACTGCCATAACTGCGAGCGCCATGCCGAGGCTGCCTCCCAGCTGCTCGATCGGCATGAACTGCATCTGGAAGCGATGGATGAGCCCTCCGCCGAAGACCAGCAGCCTGCCCCCCAGACGGAGGGCGGCACCCTGTCGGCCCTGATCTTTCGCATGGGGCAAAACTGGCTGGCCGTTCCCTCCACGCTGTTGCTGGAGGTTTCCGTGCCGGTGCCCGTTCACGGACTGCCATACCCCCGCAACCGATCACTGCGAGGCCTGTGCAATGTACGGGGCACGCTGGTTCCCTGCCTGGCGCTGGAGGTGGTGCTGGGGCTGGCTACCGAAACCACGCCGCAGGACCGCCCCCGCATGCTGATACTGGACGCGCCCGGCGGCGCGCTGGTCACCGAGGTCCAGGCCGTGGAAGGCATATACACGCTGGCGAACGCCATGCTGCAGAAAACCAGCCATGCCAGCGGCCTGGCAGCAAGCCAGCTGGCCTCTGCCGTGACGCAGTGGCAGCAGCGCAGTGTCACCGTGCTCGATGCCGATCTCCTGTCGCAGGCCTTGTTGAGGAGCCTCCGATGA
- a CDS encoding substrate-binding domain-containing protein: MKKTRHFRLSLQSLLVSLAACIGFAVSHVAHADPVINVYGPGGPAPAMKQAAKEFGEASKVKVNIVAGPTPQWVDKARNDAHVVFSGAENMMSDFAKAMPGIFDLRDAEPLYLRPVAILVRPGNPKGIKGFRDVLAPGIKVLAVAGAGQNGLWEDVAGRTGDIDTLRAFRKNLLLPEAANSAEARKRWIEQTDIDVWLIWNIWQVANPELAQLVEMDEPFRIYRDTGVVLTHRGAELPEAKEFVKFLQSPGGQAIFAKWGWKTP; this comes from the coding sequence ATGAAAAAAACCAGACACTTTCGCCTTTCCCTCCAGTCACTGCTGGTCTCGCTGGCAGCATGCATTGGCTTCGCCGTATCCCATGTTGCCCACGCCGATCCAGTGATCAACGTATACGGGCCCGGCGGCCCCGCCCCAGCCATGAAGCAGGCGGCCAAGGAATTTGGCGAAGCCAGCAAGGTCAAGGTCAACATCGTCGCCGGGCCTACGCCGCAGTGGGTGGACAAGGCCAGAAACGATGCCCACGTGGTATTCAGCGGCGCCGAAAACATGATGAGCGATTTCGCCAAGGCCATGCCCGGCATCTTCGACCTGCGGGACGCAGAGCCCCTGTACCTGCGGCCTGTCGCCATCCTGGTGAGGCCCGGCAATCCCAAGGGCATCAAAGGCTTCCGTGATGTGCTCGCCCCCGGCATCAAGGTTCTTGCCGTTGCGGGCGCCGGTCAGAACGGCCTGTGGGAAGACGTTGCCGGCCGTACCGGCGATATCGATACGCTGCGGGCCTTCCGCAAGAACCTCCTTCTGCCCGAAGCTGCCAATAGCGCCGAGGCACGTAAGCGCTGGATCGAGCAGACAGACATCGATGTGTGGCTGATCTGGAACATCTGGCAGGTGGCAAACCCGGAACTGGCGCAACTTGTCGAGATGGACGAGCCCTTCCGTATCTACCGGGATACCGGTGTTGTGCTGACCCATCGGGGAGCAGAACTTCCCGAGGCAAAGGAATTCGTGAAATTTCTGCAATCGCCTGGCGGACAAGCCATTTTTGCCAAGTGGGGCTGGAAGACACCTTGA
- a CDS encoding chemotaxis protein CheW, whose translation MALTSAPEPAPLHLLFSLGADRYALPASVVRKVMPLQRLKHVPEAPAWVAGLLSYRGEIIPVLDLCQRIFGHMARHSINTRLVLLHYSPTQSLGLILEKANQVVRLPSLAQQPMGLDAGVPYLGSVQAQGPGDVIQRISIEGLLPPDVAQMLFPPEDRHA comes from the coding sequence GTGGCATTGACTTCCGCACCGGAACCTGCGCCGCTGCACCTGCTGTTCAGCCTGGGCGCCGACCGCTACGCCCTGCCTGCCAGCGTGGTGCGCAAAGTCATGCCCCTGCAACGGCTCAAGCATGTGCCAGAGGCTCCGGCCTGGGTGGCGGGGCTGCTGTCCTACCGTGGTGAGATCATTCCAGTGCTGGATCTGTGCCAGCGCATCTTTGGCCACATGGCCCGGCACAGCATCAACACCCGCCTGGTGCTGCTGCACTATTCGCCCACCCAGTCCCTGGGCCTGATCCTCGAAAAGGCCAACCAGGTGGTACGCCTGCCCAGCCTCGCGCAGCAACCCATGGGTCTGGATGCAGGAGTGCCCTATCTCGGCTCGGTGCAGGCCCAGGGCCCGGGCGATGTGATTCAGCGCATCTCCATTGAAGGGCTGTTGCCTCCGGACGTTGCCCAAATGCTGTTTCCGCCGGAAGACAGGCACGCATGA
- a CDS encoding CheR family methyltransferase, which translates to MIERLEQLLRSLIGLDASTLGRGAVERALRQRLKASAMDEEAYWSHVRQSPTEQRALIESIVVPETWFFRYPESFALLATQARALQRRLAIGRPLRLLSLPCSSGEEPYSMAIAMLDADFSAEQFQIDALDISQRGIEQAALGRYGVNAFRGDDPDIRERYFQREEDGTHRIHERLRAMVNFQCGNILDSIVSPSLLTYDIVFCRNLLIYFDQPTQLRALTNLKRWLHTDGLLFAGPAEAGMLSQQGFESLDAAHSFAFRRRSPSSPQMAPRPVSPAAARPRIPMPALPRATAAARHPAPSPVTRGDTPAGADAAAGLSKIAALANAGRSAEALGACARQLAQHGPSAELFFWWGLICDGAGQTDAALRHYRKALYLDPYHARALAHLAALLVTHGDHSGAARLQQRLKQRETHDAGKS; encoded by the coding sequence ATGATTGAAAGACTGGAACAACTTCTGCGGTCGCTCATCGGGCTCGATGCGAGCACGCTGGGCCGGGGTGCGGTCGAGCGCGCGCTGCGGCAACGGCTGAAGGCCAGCGCCATGGACGAAGAGGCCTACTGGAGCCATGTCCGCCAATCACCCACCGAACAACGTGCCCTGATCGAGAGCATTGTGGTTCCGGAGACCTGGTTCTTTCGCTACCCGGAGTCATTCGCCCTGCTGGCCACGCAAGCGCGGGCGCTGCAGCGCAGGCTCGCCATCGGGCGGCCCCTGCGCCTGCTCAGCCTGCCCTGCTCCAGTGGTGAAGAGCCCTATTCCATGGCAATTGCCATGCTTGATGCCGATTTTTCCGCAGAGCAGTTTCAGATCGATGCACTGGATATCAGCCAGCGCGGCATAGAGCAGGCGGCTCTCGGCAGATACGGCGTGAATGCCTTTCGCGGCGATGACCCGGACATCCGCGAGCGCTACTTTCAACGGGAAGAGGACGGCACCCACCGTATTCACGAGAGGCTGCGCGCCATGGTGAACTTTCAGTGCGGCAACATCCTCGACAGCATCGTGTCGCCTTCGCTGCTTACCTACGACATCGTGTTCTGTCGCAATCTGCTGATCTACTTTGACCAGCCCACTCAACTGCGCGCCTTGACCAATCTCAAGCGCTGGTTGCACACCGATGGGCTTCTGTTTGCCGGGCCTGCCGAAGCAGGCATGCTGAGCCAGCAAGGCTTCGAATCGCTCGATGCAGCGCATAGTTTCGCCTTCCGTCGGCGCAGCCCGTCCAGCCCCCAGATGGCACCGCGCCCCGTGTCGCCCGCGGCGGCCAGGCCGAGAATCCCTATGCCTGCGCTGCCCCGCGCCACGGCGGCAGCGCGCCATCCGGCGCCATCGCCCGTCACCAGAGGGGATACACCCGCAGGAGCGGATGCCGCCGCCGGACTGAGCAAAATTGCCGCGCTCGCCAACGCGGGACGCAGCGCAGAAGCGCTCGGTGCCTGTGCGCGGCAGTTGGCCCAGCATGGGCCGTCTGCCGAGCTGTTCTTCTGGTGGGGACTGATCTGTGACGGCGCAGGCCAGACCGATGCGGCACTGCGTCACTACCGCAAGGCCCTCTACCTGGATCCCTACCACGCCCGCGCGCTGGCACACCTGGCAGCCCTCCTGGTGACGCACGGAGACCACAGCGGCGCGGCGCGATTGCAGCAGCGGCTGAAGCAACGAGAAACCCACGATGCCGGCAAGTCCTGA
- a CDS encoding methyl-accepting chemotaxis protein, protein MSTTFYLRAASNHERAAEVLSSDLAGMGFAGQMRQDLAFHFYQTLNLLREAETNASRAGDVLTERKARLNAIEASLDKAYSSYLATITRQVDRDATAEFARTRDEYQKNAHQLVDFLDRGQIAQAAQLRNEQMLPQWRKAQEQVSGIVDMNQHEVIEAMEIMQEIAGSNQRLAVGALVLALVLAIVCGLLLHRSIMRPIEATLAAMKTLGTGDLSSKLNLSRRDEFAAIEEGFNGMVTSLRELVVQAQRSSVQLTTSITEVAATTKQQQATVTETAATTSEIGATSRQIAATSRELVRTMGDVSARSEQTATLAGSGHRGVVRMAEVMQELTSASELVNAKLALLNEKAGGINQVVTTIVKVADQTNLLSLNAAIEAEKAGEYGRGFGVVATEVRRLADQTAVATYDIEQMVREIQSAVSAGVMGMEKFSEEMRRGNTEMTQVGDQLSQIIHEVQVLAPQMQQVSEGMQTQSSGAEQIEQALSQLTEASGQTVESLHQAGMAIENMSDVANNLRSGVSRFKV, encoded by the coding sequence ATGTCCACCACCTTTTATTTACGTGCAGCGTCCAACCATGAGCGGGCAGCCGAGGTTCTCTCCTCGGATCTGGCGGGCATGGGCTTCGCAGGCCAGATGCGCCAGGATCTGGCCTTCCATTTCTACCAGACGCTCAATCTGCTGCGGGAGGCCGAGACGAATGCATCGCGCGCTGGCGATGTGCTCACCGAAAGAAAGGCGAGGCTGAACGCCATTGAAGCCAGTCTGGACAAGGCCTATTCCAGCTACCTCGCCACCATCACCCGCCAGGTAGACCGAGACGCAACTGCGGAATTCGCGCGCACGCGTGACGAATACCAGAAGAACGCGCATCAGCTGGTGGACTTTCTGGATCGCGGCCAGATTGCGCAGGCTGCGCAATTGCGCAATGAGCAGATGCTTCCCCAGTGGCGCAAGGCCCAGGAACAGGTGAGCGGCATTGTCGACATGAACCAGCATGAAGTGATCGAGGCCATGGAGATAATGCAGGAGATCGCGGGCTCCAACCAACGCCTGGCCGTCGGCGCTCTGGTGCTGGCTCTGGTGCTGGCCATCGTTTGCGGCCTGCTGCTGCACCGCTCGATCATGCGCCCTATTGAAGCGACGCTGGCCGCCATGAAGACCCTAGGCACCGGCGACCTCTCCAGCAAGCTCAACCTCAGCCGCCGCGATGAATTCGCCGCCATTGAAGAAGGCTTCAACGGCATGGTGACGTCGTTGCGTGAATTGGTGGTGCAAGCGCAGCGCTCTTCTGTGCAGCTGACCACCTCCATTACCGAGGTTGCCGCCACCACCAAGCAGCAACAGGCCACGGTGACGGAAACTGCCGCCACCACCAGTGAAATTGGTGCCACCTCGCGCCAGATCGCCGCGACCTCTCGCGAGTTGGTGCGTACCATGGGCGATGTCTCGGCCCGCTCCGAACAGACCGCGACACTGGCCGGCTCTGGCCACCGGGGCGTGGTGCGCATGGCAGAGGTGATGCAGGAGCTGACCAGCGCCTCCGAACTGGTCAACGCCAAGCTCGCCCTGCTCAACGAAAAGGCCGGAGGCATCAACCAGGTCGTCACCACCATCGTCAAGGTAGCCGACCAGACCAACCTGCTTTCCCTGAATGCCGCCATCGAGGCCGAGAAGGCGGGCGAATATGGCCGCGGGTTCGGCGTGGTAGCCACCGAAGTGCGCCGACTGGCGGACCAGACCGCCGTCGCCACCTACGACATTGAACAGATGGTGCGCGAAATTCAGTCTGCGGTGTCCGCAGGCGTCATGGGCATGGAAAAGTTCTCCGAGGAAATGCGCCGTGGCAATACCGAAATGACCCAGGTCGGCGACCAGCTGTCCCAGATCATCCACGAGGTTCAGGTTCTGGCCCCGCAGATGCAGCAGGTCAGCGAAGGCATGCAGACCCAGTCCAGCGGTGCCGAGCAGATCGAACAGGCACTGAGTCAGCTGACCGAGGCGAGCGGCCAAACCGTCGAATCATTGCACCAGGCTGGCATGGCCATTGAAAACATGAGCGATGTCGCCAACAACCTGCGCAGCGGAGTCAGCCGCTTCAAGGTCTGA